One Lysinibacillus fusiformis genomic window carries:
- a CDS encoding peroxiredoxin gives MAERMVGKQAPNFTMEAVLPDKSFGKVSLEEIKAQDKWTVLFFYPMDFTFVCPTEITAMSDRYDEFEDLDAEVIGVSTDTIHTHLAWINTDRTQNGLGDLKYPLAADTNHEISKEYGVLIEEEGIALRGLFIISPEGELKYQTVFDNNIGRDVDETLRVLQALQTGGLCPANWRPGQATL, from the coding sequence ATGGCAGAACGTATGGTAGGCAAACAAGCACCTAACTTCACAATGGAAGCAGTACTTCCAGACAAATCTTTTGGTAAAGTATCTTTAGAAGAAATTAAAGCACAAGACAAATGGACTGTACTTTTCTTCTATCCAATGGACTTCACATTTGTATGTCCGACAGAAATTACGGCAATGAGCGATCGTTATGATGAGTTCGAAGACTTAGATGCAGAAGTTATCGGTGTTTCTACTGATACAATTCACACACACTTAGCATGGATTAACACTGACCGCACTCAAAATGGTCTTGGCGATTTAAAATATCCATTAGCTGCAGATACAAACCACGAAATTTCAAAAGAATATGGTGTGTTAATTGAAGAAGAAGGTATCGCACTACGCGGTTTATTTATTATCAGTCCAGAAGGCGAATTAAAATACCAAACAGTATTCGATAATAACATCGGCCGTGACGTAGATGAAACTTTACGTGTACTTCAAGCTTTACAAACTGGTGGTCTTTGCCCAGCAAACTGGCGCCCAGGTCAAGCTACTCTTTAA
- a CDS encoding potassium channel family protein — translation MKKEFAVIGLGRFGGSIVRELMSQGAQVMAIDNSSERVDEFASIATQAVIADSTDESVLNSLGIRNFEHVIVAIGENIQASILTTIILKELGVEQITVKAQNDYHEKVLRKIGADFVVHPERDMGIRIANNMLSNTVLDYLELSDEHSIMELKANDAIAGYSIMDLDIRAKYGINIVGIKRGSDIIVSPQASDKILLGDIMLLIGADVDINRFVKKAMRE, via the coding sequence ATGAAAAAAGAGTTTGCTGTCATTGGATTGGGCCGTTTCGGTGGTAGCATTGTTCGTGAATTAATGAGCCAGGGTGCACAAGTAATGGCGATTGACAACTCCTCAGAGCGTGTGGACGAATTTGCTTCGATTGCCACTCAAGCTGTCATTGCAGATTCAACGGATGAGTCCGTATTAAATTCATTAGGCATTCGTAATTTTGAACATGTCATAGTGGCTATTGGCGAGAATATCCAAGCAAGTATATTGACGACCATTATATTAAAAGAGCTAGGTGTAGAACAGATTACAGTAAAAGCTCAAAATGACTATCATGAAAAAGTGTTGCGAAAAATTGGGGCAGATTTTGTGGTCCACCCTGAGCGCGACATGGGTATTCGTATTGCTAATAACATGTTATCAAATACAGTACTCGATTATCTAGAGCTTTCTGATGAGCATTCCATCATGGAGTTAAAAGCGAATGATGCAATTGCAGGCTATTCCATTATGGATCTTGATATTCGTGCAAAGTATGGCATTAACATTGTTGGTATTAAGCGTGGTTCAGATATCATTGTTTCACCACAAGCGAGCGATAAAATTTTGTTAGGCGATATTATGCTTCTTATAGGTGCGGACGTTGATATTAATCGTTTTGTGAAAAAGGCGATGAGAGAGTAA
- the mprF gene encoding bifunctional lysylphosphatidylglycerol flippase/synthetase MprF: protein MFSFRKEPIFKLLKILFPIVLLTIAVYEIQKTISGVDVNLLRYEVSQLKIWELLLIFFITICAITPMFFYDIILVKIMGIKIRKRVLLKNSFIVNTFSNLIGFGGLVGIFLRKYFYSKSNADKEGLLKSIASVTLFYLSGISLLTWTMFMFYWDFPILQEIRWLSIAVIIVSLYFPVFVGMHTIRFKKRNLLSVNAKYSIQLIATSVAEWLAVFLVIGLLTFILEIPIGFSELFPIFLIASCAGIVSMIPGGVGSFDLVFLWGTQSVGIADGKVLFLLILYRVGYFVLPFLISSLLFIKEYWERWNQSWDDLPNVIFQKLSHTLLTILVFVSGIVLLLSASVPGVLSRLKIVQDFLSLPIMNVSHQLTVAAGFILLGLCRGIKYEVKRAYQLAIIVLISAALFSISKGFDYEEAIFLLIVTGLLIASKKQFYRESYVLTWGIVLFDLAAVAFITSMYLLIGYVNLPTAKIHFPTVVQDYMITDYHDLFFSAIIGIVIAIVIFYIGYFIRTPKKMVKLLSIEQEEKIQKHLMAYKGTEFSHLIFLHDKFVHWNKNETVLFSYQIYADKIVVLGDPVGKESDFSSAIQEFLELADCHGYTPVFYEINNKIFPSLHEHGYSFFKLGEEAFVDLEKFTFSGKVMKGFRAIKNKFERENYTVDVLSPPHSSKVMNELGAVSTKWLQGRAEKGYSLGFFDANYLNTSKIAVLKGTQGIIGFASLMPMYDNGEKISADLMRYNPGAPSGTMDFLLLSLFEWAKEEGYRVFNLGMSPLSNVGQSRYSFLSEKIAAQIFLHGQHFYHFKGLKNFKLKYADIWEPKYVAYQKKSSLTFTMAQITLLIGSKRK from the coding sequence ATGTTCAGTTTTCGAAAAGAGCCAATTTTTAAATTATTAAAAATCCTATTTCCAATAGTACTTTTAACGATAGCTGTCTATGAAATTCAAAAAACGATTAGTGGTGTAGATGTTAATTTACTTCGCTATGAAGTGAGTCAATTGAAAATATGGGAACTCTTACTGATCTTTTTCATTACAATCTGTGCAATCACTCCGATGTTTTTCTATGATATTATTTTAGTAAAGATTATGGGCATCAAAATAAGAAAAAGAGTTCTGCTAAAGAATTCGTTTATTGTAAATACCTTTTCAAATCTTATTGGATTCGGTGGACTTGTCGGAATTTTTCTTCGTAAATACTTCTATTCAAAGTCTAATGCAGATAAGGAAGGTTTGCTAAAAAGTATAGCTTCCGTTACACTCTTTTATTTAAGCGGCATCTCTTTATTAACATGGACAATGTTTATGTTCTATTGGGATTTTCCGATTCTACAAGAAATACGTTGGTTATCGATTGCAGTAATTATTGTTAGTTTATATTTTCCTGTTTTTGTTGGTATGCACACTATTCGTTTTAAAAAAAGGAATTTATTGTCGGTAAATGCAAAGTATTCTATTCAATTGATTGCTACCTCAGTAGCTGAATGGCTAGCCGTCTTTTTAGTTATAGGGTTATTAACTTTTATATTGGAGATACCGATTGGATTTTCTGAATTGTTCCCTATTTTTTTAATAGCCTCCTGTGCTGGAATAGTCAGTATGATACCTGGAGGAGTGGGGTCATTTGACCTTGTTTTTCTGTGGGGGACTCAAAGTGTAGGTATTGCTGATGGAAAAGTACTTTTTCTATTAATTTTGTATCGGGTTGGCTATTTTGTTCTGCCTTTTTTGATTTCCTCTCTTTTATTTATAAAAGAATATTGGGAACGTTGGAATCAATCTTGGGATGACTTGCCAAATGTTATTTTTCAAAAGCTTAGTCATACACTATTAACAATTTTAGTATTTGTGTCTGGTATTGTGTTATTGCTATCGGCATCGGTTCCAGGTGTATTAAGTCGACTAAAAATTGTACAGGATTTTTTATCATTACCCATTATGAATGTTTCTCATCAGTTGACTGTTGCTGCAGGTTTTATCCTTTTGGGATTATGCAGGGGAATTAAATACGAAGTAAAAAGAGCCTATCAGCTTGCAATCATTGTCCTAATAAGTGCAGCTCTGTTTTCTATTAGTAAAGGCTTTGATTATGAAGAAGCCATCTTTTTACTCATTGTAACAGGGTTACTTATAGCGTCAAAAAAACAATTTTACCGTGAGAGTTATGTTTTAACATGGGGAATCGTGTTGTTTGACCTTGCTGCTGTAGCATTCATTACTTCAATGTATTTACTTATTGGGTATGTGAACTTGCCCACTGCAAAAATACATTTTCCAACTGTCGTACAGGATTATATGATTACTGACTACCATGATTTATTTTTTAGTGCAATTATCGGCATAGTGATAGCGATTGTAATTTTTTATATCGGCTATTTTATCCGTACACCTAAGAAGATGGTAAAACTATTATCAATAGAGCAAGAAGAAAAAATCCAAAAGCACCTGATGGCCTATAAAGGGACAGAATTTTCACATTTAATTTTTTTACATGATAAATTCGTTCACTGGAATAAAAATGAGACAGTACTGTTTTCTTATCAAATATATGCAGATAAAATCGTTGTGCTTGGAGATCCAGTAGGAAAAGAGTCTGATTTTTCTTCAGCCATACAGGAGTTTTTGGAATTAGCAGATTGTCATGGTTATACACCAGTTTTTTATGAAATAAACAATAAAATTTTTCCCTCGTTACATGAACATGGTTATAGTTTTTTTAAGCTCGGTGAGGAAGCCTTTGTAGATTTAGAAAAATTCACATTTTCAGGAAAAGTGATGAAGGGATTTCGAGCAATCAAAAATAAATTTGAACGAGAAAACTATACGGTGGATGTATTGAGCCCTCCACACTCATCGAAAGTAATGAATGAACTAGGAGCAGTTTCAACGAAATGGCTGCAAGGACGGGCAGAGAAAGGATACTCTCTTGGTTTTTTTGATGCAAACTACTTGAATACGTCAAAAATTGCTGTGTTAAAGGGTACACAAGGAATCATTGGCTTTGCTAGTCTAATGCCAATGTATGATAATGGTGAAAAAATTTCCGCGGATCTTATGCGTTACAATCCAGGAGCACCGTCTGGAACAATGGATTTCCTTTTACTATCACTATTCGAATGGGCAAAAGAAGAAGGATATCGTGTCTTCAATTTGGGGATGTCTCCATTATCAAATGTTGGCCAATCTAGATATTCCTTTTTAAGTGAAAAAATTGCCGCACAAATATTTTTACATGGTCAGCACTTCTATCATTTCAAAGGATTAAAAAACTTCAAATTAAAATACGCAGATATTTGGGAACCAAAGTATGTAGCATATCAAAAAAAATCATCGTTGACATTTACAATGGCGCAAATCACGCTATTGATTGGCAGTAAAAGAAAATAA
- a CDS encoding TlpA family protein disulfide reductase translates to MKLREQMPELAGATTWLNGEVTKADLVGEKPTLIHFWSVSCHLCKEAMPDVNNFRDQYKDELNVVAVHMPRSEADTDLESIKAVAAEHDIVQPIFVDNEMKLTDAFENQYVPAYFVFDKDGQLRHMQAGGSGMKMLEKRVNRVLDEMRNA, encoded by the coding sequence ATGAAACTTCGTGAACAAATGCCTGAACTTGCAGGTGCAACAACTTGGTTAAATGGAGAAGTGACAAAAGCAGATTTAGTTGGCGAAAAACCAACGTTAATTCACTTCTGGTCAGTTAGTTGCCATTTATGTAAAGAAGCAATGCCAGACGTGAACAATTTCCGTGATCAGTACAAAGATGAACTAAACGTTGTCGCGGTGCATATGCCACGTTCTGAGGCAGACACTGATTTAGAATCAATCAAAGCAGTAGCTGCGGAACATGACATCGTGCAACCAATCTTTGTCGATAACGAAATGAAGCTTACAGATGCATTCGAAAACCAATACGTACCAGCGTATTTTGTATTCGATAAAGACGGTCAGCTTCGTCATATGCAGGCTGGTGGAAGCGGTATGAAAATGCTAGAAAAACGCGTAAATCGTGTTCTAGATGAAATGCGTAACGCTTAA